The Rhopalosiphum maidis isolate BTI-1 chromosome 1, ASM367621v3, whole genome shotgun sequence genome has a segment encoding these proteins:
- the LOC113560642 gene encoding innexin inx7, with the protein MIGVFSTVVSQSRLTRIRLVTIDNPAFRVHYRITFAILLACTTLVCSRQYIGEHIRCIATGVPNNVVNTYCFFTATYTVPDTNHSAHPGVGPVHWDSRTVRHSYYQWVPFVLFGQALLFYLPHLVWRSYEAGTIRLLVNGLQRLYLKVDGDQDVAVPGARTIPSEATRWAKMREVMNHLDTVTRFRLNRNWAAVLIGCEVLNLVNVVFQMKLMDKFLGGQFYGYGLHAFDDDNGDRLFDRVFPKMTKCDFHKFGPSGTMQTHDAMCVMALNIINEKIYAVLWFWFVLVLLPVSVAALVWRGVQYALHSRESFNRLMLRESSPGARLDPVDLAVIARQTTYSDWLFMYYLSGNMDGAVFRDLLHSYATGLRKEPGLQDSDDDDTAPLGKAI; encoded by the coding sequence ATGATCGGCGTGTTCAGCACGGTCGTCAGCCAGTCCCGGCTCACCCGGATCAGGCTGGTGACCATCGACAACCCGGCGTTCCGTGTCCACTACCGCATAACGTTCGCCATACTGTTGGCGTGCACTACGCTGGTGTGCAGCCGTCAGTACATCGGCGAGCACATCCGGTGCATCGCCACCGGCGTGCCCAACAATGTCGTCAACACGTACTGCTTCTTCACCGCCACTTACACGGTGCCCGACACCAACCACTCGGCGCACCCGGGCGTCGGCCCCGTCCACTGGGACTCGCGCACCGTCCGCCACTCGTACTATCAGTGGGTGCCGTTCGTGTTGTTCGGACAGGCGCTGCTGTTCTACCTGCCTCATCTCGTGTGGCGTTCGTACGAGGCGGGAACCATCAGGCTGCTCGTCAACGGGTTGCAACGGCTGTACCTAAAGGTGGACGGCGACCAGGACGTGGCCGTGCCCGGTGCCAGGACCATACCGTCGGAGGCGACCAGGTGGGCCAAAATGCGGGAGGTCATGAACCACCTTGACACGGTCACCCGGTTCCGGTTGAATCGCAACTGGGCCGCGGTGCTCATCGGGTGCGAGGTGCTCAACCTGGTCAACGTCGTATTCCAGATGAAGCTCATGGACAAATTCCTGGGCGGCCAGTTCTACGGTTACGGACTGCACGCGTTCGACGACGACAACGGCGACAGGCTGTTCGACCGGGTTTTCCCCAAGATGACCAAGTGTGACTTCCACAAGTTCGGTCCGTCCGGCACCATGCAGACGCACGACGCCATGTGCGTGATGGCTCTCAACATCATCAACGAGAAGATCTACGCCGTCCTGTGGTTCTGGTTCGTGCTCGTCCTGCTGCCCGTCAGCGTGGCCGCACTCGTGTGGCGCGGCGTCCAGTATGCGCTCCACTCGCGCGAGTCGTTCAACCGACTAATGCTGCGCGAGTCGTCTCCGGGCGCTCGTCTCGACCCCGTCGACCTGGCCGTCATCGCTAGGCAGACCACGTACTCCGACTGGCTGTTCATGTACTACCTGTCCGGCAACATGGACGGCGCCGTCTTCCGGGACCTGTTGCACAGCTACGCCACCGGACTCCGGAAGGAACCGGGTTTGCAGGATAGCGATGACGACGACACAGCGCCGCTGGGCAAGGCCATCTGA